Proteins encoded together in one Impatiens glandulifera chromosome 1, dImpGla2.1, whole genome shotgun sequence window:
- the LOC124921097 gene encoding BUD13 homolog, with the protein MAPVASSATSLKEYLKRYEDKPDESNKKKKKIEKKKKKKVQQEANGVIVVDTDPVWQKQVKLDEESDESEVEERPQVNEDIEVKRMKRLELIREKHAIGAISEDGSGWVSVSETATQLSLKEENSDISPPRKRRPRNDTPSPEHGEKEATEFPPLRKRHYSPSPEPEGKKLRSFPPDSAHAGVVRQSSNIARARERSRHDSPSPEPSGGPGRDVDDLSPPRRQRKRQHSPVQESDLSPPRRTHTKTSAQEKKNTMISDLSDISPPRRVRRGSSPSPDFRTSIGEDLSPPRKGRKGYSPSRKEPSSLKQQPRTGLISGQDIKEENARTKKDDWKRYKDMNSMVSGRDGERVYRDKMTGKRISKEEFEKKDKKEEKPKEVKLEWGKGLAQKREAEQKLLEIEHEKDQPFARTRDDPVLEKMMKERVRWGDPMAHLVKRDQPILTDLGADEKMKSSGFVIPQEIPNHSWIKRGLDAAPNRYSIRPGRHWDGVDRSNGTEKDLFKRMNDRKATEQEAYEWSVADM; encoded by the exons ATGGCACCTGTTGCTTCTTCTGCCACTTCACTGaaagaatatttgaaaagataTGAAGATAAGCCTGATGAGTCgaataagaagaaaaagaagatagagaaaaagaagaagaaaaaagttcaacaagaagCTAATGGAGTGATTGTCGTTGATACAGACCCAGTTTGGCAAAAACAGGTAAAGCTTGATGAAGAAAGTGATGAATCAGAAG TTGAAGAGAGGCCCCAAGTTAATGAAGATATTGAAGTCAAGCGGATGAAGAGACTAGAGCTGATTCGAGAAAAACATGCAATTGGTGCTATTTCTGAAGATGGAAGTGGTTGGGTTTCAGTATCTGAAACTGCTACCCAATTAagtttaaaagaagaaaattccGATATTTCTCCACCGCGTAAAAGAAGACCTCGGAATGACACACCCTCACCAGAACATGGTGAAAAGGAAGCTACTGAGTTCCCCCCTCTTCGGAAACGCCACTATTCTCCATCACCAGAACCTGAAGGCAAAAAGTTACGTTCTTTTCCCCCAGATTCTGCACATGCAGGTGTAGTCAGGCAGAGTTCTAACATTGCCCGTGCTCGTGAGAGGTCTCGGCACGACTCTCCTTCACCAGAACCTAGTGGTGGTCCCGGGAGAGATGTTGATGACCTTTCGCCACCACGGAGGCAAAGGAAGCGCCAACATTCTCCCGTTCAAGAGTCGGACCTATCCCCTCCCCGTCGTACCCATACTAAAACATCAGCTCAGGAAAAGAAAAACACTATGATATCTGATTTATCAGATATTTCCCCTCCTCGACGAGTTCGTCGCGGTTCTTCACCCAGCCCTGACTTTCGTACCTCTATTGGGGAAGATCTTTCCCCTCCGAGAAAAGGCAGGAAAG GATATTCCCCTTCAAGGAAGGAGCCATCCTCACTTAAGCAACAACCAAGGACGGGGCTGATTAGTGGTCAAGATATTAAAGAGGAAAATGCAAGAACTAAGAAGGATGATTGGAAAAG GTACAAAGATATGAACTCAATGGTAAGTGGTCGTGATGGAGAACGTGTTTATCGTGATAAAATGACAG GAAAGCGCATATCCAAGGAAGAATTCGAGAAAAAGGATAAAAAGGAAGAAAAGCCCAAG GAGGTGAAATTGGAATGGGGAAAGGGCCTGGCCCAAAAGCGGGAAGCTGAACAAAAATTGTTGGAAATAGAACATGAAAAGGATCAACCATTTGCAAGAACAAG ggACGATCCGGTACTTGAGAAGATGATGAAAGAGAGAGTTAGATGGGGTGATCCGATGGCACACTTAGTGAAG AGGGATCAGCCGATATTGACAGATTTAGGAGCTGATGAGAAGATGAAATCGTCAGGATTTGTTATTCCCCAAGAGATTCCGAACCACAGTTGGATTAAAAGAGGACTAGATGCTGCACCAAATAGATACAGTATCAGACCTGGAAGGCATTGGGATGGTGTTGACCGCAGTAATG GGACCGAGAAGGATTTATTTAAGCGGATGAATGATAGAAAAGCAACAGAACAAGAAGCATATGAATGGTCCGTAGCTGACATGTGA
- the LOC124922029 gene encoding benzyl alcohol O-benzoyltransferase-like, whose product MEQLVLTSVRRQEAKLVVPAKLIPRVHLQLSDIDDQEGLRVQIPFINFYSAGSHFMQSDRVDPVKVIREALSKALVFYYPLAGRLREGPGRKLIVDCTGELGILFVEADADVTLKELGVPLQPPFPYLEHLLHDVPGSDGILGCPLLLIQVTRFMCGGFVVACRFNHTMCDGIGLAQFLTAVGELARGRRKPSVQPVWERNLLNARDPPRVTCTHREYDELDVDGGAPLEDLVHRSFFFGSAELEALRQQLGRRRHRRCKSFDLMTACIWRCRTIALGLEPNEDVHVLFPVNARNKYKPFLPTGYYGNSIAFPTAITTAGMLCTQPLDYALKLVMEAKEDVTEEYMRSMTDLMVLRGRPPFLGARSFFVSDLRRIGFGDVDFGWGKACYAGIARSGFGVLHSQVMRLYSYYASGKNDKDEDGSLFLLSLPPTAMKVFEDQLQLLLNHGYHILSTL is encoded by the coding sequence ATGGAACAGTTGGTGTTGACGTCGGTGAGAAGACAGGAAGCAAAGCTTGTGGTTCCGGCTAAGCTGATCCCTCGTGTTCACTTGCAACTTTCAGACATCGACGACCAAGAAGGTCTTCGTGTTCAGATTCCCTTCATAAATTTCTATAGCGCCGGCTCCCACTTCATGCAGAGTGATAGAGTCGATCCAGTTAAGGTTATTCGTGAAGCCCTCTCCAAGGCATTGGTATTTTACTATCCATTAGCCGGTCGCCTAAGGGAAGGACCAGGGCGCAAACTTATCGTGGATTGCACCGGAGAACTAGGAATCTTGTTTGTTGAGGCCGATGCTGACGTTACGCTCAAGGAGTTAGGCGTTCCCCTTCAACCTCCGTTTCCTTACTTGGAACACCTTCTTCACGATGTTCCGGGCTCAGACGGTATACTTGGATGTCCATTGCTTTTAATTCAAGTCACGCGTTTCATGTGCGGCGGCTTCGTCGTGGCATGCCGCTTCAATCACACCATGTGCGACGGGATAGGACTGGCTCAATTCCTAACGGCTGTTGGAGAACTTGCACGAGGCCGTAGAAAACCTTCTGTACAGCCCGTATGGGAGAGAAATCTGTTGAACGCTAGAGATCCACCGCGTGTGACGTGCACTCATCGCGAATACGATGAGTTGGACGTCGACGGAGGAGCCCCACTTGAGGATTTAGTTCATCGTTCTTTCTTTTTTGGGTCCGCGGAACTAGAGGCATTGAGACAACAGCTCGGTCGACGTCGACATCGACGCTGTAAGTCATTCGACTTGATGACGGCCTGCATCTGGCGATGCCGCACCATCGCTCTCGGGTTGGAACCAAACGAGGATGTGCATGTTCTTTTTCCGGTCAATGCACGCAATAAGTATAAACCGTTCCTCCCAACCGGTTACTACGGAAACTCTATTGCGTTTCCGACTGCTATTACCACGGCGGGTATGCTATGCACACAGCCGTTGGATTACGCATTGAAGTTGGTAATGGAAGCTAAAGAGGATGTGACAGAGGAGTACATGAGGTCGATGACTGACCTCATGGTCCTGAGGGGACGACCTCCCTTCTTGGGGGCACGCTCCTTTTTCGTTTCAGACTTGAGGAGGATAGGATTTGGGGATGTCGACTTTGGTTGGGGGAAGGCTTGCTATGCTGGAATAGCGAGGTCCGGCTTTGGAGTCTTACATAGCCAAGTCATGAGGTTGTACAGCTATTATGCATCCGGTAAGAATGATAAAGACGAGGATGGATCTCTCTTCCTACTATCTCTTCCACCAACTGCCATGAAGGTATTTGAGGACCAACTGCAACTCCTACTAAATCATGGTTATCACATCCTATCAACTTTATAA
- the LOC124920571 gene encoding uncharacterized protein LOC124920571 gives MDESLAVIEEILREERGEIELAAGWKVVSYPKRQKKRSAMAFENGVSENLRFDELSEEHRLLVESQKAALDHFYSAKFKDEPPAQGVDDVVDQSQVDAIRNDGDETDAIQIKTKKTKKKIKKKSISVAEAAAKIDESDFLAFLAEITVSNEFQQDIQLLRFADYFSRAFASVTVSQFQWQMILNESPVSKMVDIPLVHIPEPIAIASMDWINSRSVDALGSFVLWSVDQIQAESATKDDSKTVNHSPSKSKAEMFVVLAMALRKKPDVLTSLVPKMKENSKFLLQDRLPITVWMIAQAAQGDLVVGLYAWANLLLPMINKPGFNPQSRDMILQLVERIISAPKARPILLNGASRKGERLVSVKSLEILMRSTFPPPSARIKATERLTGIYPILKEVALAGSPLSKSMKQTILDLFEMVMKLAAVGEEDLSKEASDISVWCLAQNPNCYQKWDDIYLDNVKASVIVLRKLDAEWSPACSNNLKAVLMSFRNKNKGAMEKEQGKSLEEAERQCKLILSKRFPRIRGCAEIAMFISVGLVATVAAAVAYGGPDSWEMFGGINSFTQ, from the exons ATGGATGAAAGCTTAGCTGTTATCGAAGAGATTCTAAGAGAAGAGAGAGGCGAAATCGAATTGGCGGCAGGATGGAAGGTAGTTTCATATCCGAAACGCCAGAAGAAACGATCAGCGATGGCGTTTGAGAATGGAGTTTCTGAGAATCTGCGATTTGATGAACTCTCGGAGGAACATCGTCTCTTAGTTGAATCTCAGAAAGCCGCTTTGGATCACTTCTATTCAGCCAAATTTAAAGACGAACCACCGGCTCAAGGTGTTGATGATGTTGTTGATCAATCTCAAGTTGATGCGATTAGAAATGACGGCGATGAAACCGACGCGATTCAGATTAAGACGAagaaaacgaagaagaagattaagaagAAGAGTATCAGTGTAGCGGAAGCTGCTGCTAAAATCGATGAATCTGATTTCCTAGCTTTCCTTGCTGAAATAACC gtTTCGAATGAATTTCAGCAGGATATTCAGCTACTGCGATTTGCTGACTATTTTAGCCGTGCATTTGCATCAGTAACTGTTTCTCAGTTTCAATGGCAGATGATTCTGAACGAATCTCCTGTTTCGAAGATGGTTGAT atccCTCTTGTGCATATACCAGAACCGATAGCGATAGCTTCAATGGATTGGATTAACTCTAGATCCGTTGATGCTCTCGGTTCTTTCGTTTTATGGTCAGTCGATCAAATTCAGGCTGAATCCGCTACCAAGGATGATTCAAAGACAGTTAATCATTCTCCTTCCAAATCTAAG GCTGAGATGTTTGTTGTTCTAGCAATGGCATTGCGTAAGAAACCAGATGTTTTGACTAGTCTTGTTcctaaaatgaaagaaaattcgAAGTTTCTCCTTCAAGATAGGCTCCCAATTACAGTATGGATGATTGCTCAG GCTGCTCAAGGTGATTTAGTTGTCGGTCTCTATGCGTGGGCAAATCTTCTTTTACCTATGATTAACAAGCCGGGTTTCAATCCACAATCCAGAGACATGATCTTACAGTTGGTTGAGAG AATCATATCGGCACCTAAAGCTCGCCCGATTCTTCTGAATGGAGCTTCAAGGAAAGGTGAACGCTTGGTGTCTGTTAAATCGCTAGAGATTCTGATGAGATCCACATTTCCACCTCCATCAGCTAGAATCaag GCAACTGAAAGGCTTACTGGTATTTACCCAATCTTGAAAGAAGTGGCTCTTGCTGGCTCCCCTTTGAGCAAATCGATGAAGCAAACGATTCTAGATTTATTCGAGATGGTAATGAAATTAGCTGCTGTTGGAGAAGAag ATCTATCGAAAGAAGCAAGCGATATTTCTGTTTGGTGTTTGGCTCAGAATCCAAACTGCTACCAGAAATGG GATGATATTTATCTAGACAATGTTAAAGCAAGTGTAATCGTCCTCAGAAAGCTGGATGCTGAATGGAGCCCAGCCTGTTCTAACAATTTGAAGGCAGTTTTAATGAGTTTCAGAAACAAG AACAAAGGAGCGATGGAGAAAGAACAAGGCAAATCTCTGGAGGAGGCGGAAAGGCAATGCAAGCTAATACTGTCCAAAAGATTTCCAAGGATTCGCGGGTGTGCTGAGATTGCGATGTTCATTTCGGTTGGTTTAGTTGCGACGGTTGCTGCTGCGGTCGCATATGGAGGACCTGATTCATGGGAAATGTTTGGAGGTATAAATAGCTTCACTCAATGA